Proteins encoded within one genomic window of Candidatus Brevundimonas colombiensis:
- a CDS encoding YceI family protein, with translation MSSTRNRYSAVAIALHWAIALLIVSMIPMGLWMTSAIENPEHQALAYRVFQIHKSIGFLILALTAVRVLWRLTHRPPALPTTMKRWEAFAAGATHVAFYALLLALPLTGWLYVSAGWAVSQDRALEVATSWFGLFPIPHLPGVADLSIQMRRALAFQAMGAHSLMAWGAVVLIALHVGAALKHQFVDNDGVLGHMVPGLKPGQVDEPLAQAPSPVWAERGAGVALVLAVAFAGAIAARPYALTDSQLAEITPKVAAPAARPNEEAPVTPGTAAAWTIDPAASSIAFTGTHAGKSFKGRFDQWTGHVWFDPSDLAGSKAVVLVQTASARTGDPTQEGSLQGAEWFDPAQYPTARFEATRFRSLGGDRYEAAGDLRIKATTIPVVLPFRFSESGGVAKVQGALELDRTALDLGMASDAAADWVSKMIGVRIEVSARRGS, from the coding sequence ATGTCCAGCACCCGCAATCGCTACTCCGCCGTCGCCATCGCCCTGCACTGGGCAATCGCGCTTCTGATCGTGTCGATGATCCCGATGGGTCTCTGGATGACGTCGGCGATCGAAAACCCGGAACACCAGGCCCTGGCCTATCGGGTGTTCCAGATTCACAAGTCGATCGGTTTCCTGATCCTCGCGCTCACGGCGGTTCGGGTTCTGTGGCGGCTGACCCATCGCCCGCCGGCCCTGCCGACGACGATGAAGCGATGGGAGGCCTTTGCGGCGGGCGCGACCCATGTGGCCTTCTATGCTCTGTTGCTGGCGCTGCCGCTGACGGGGTGGCTGTATGTGTCGGCCGGCTGGGCGGTGTCGCAGGATCGCGCGCTGGAAGTGGCGACCAGTTGGTTCGGCCTCTTTCCCATTCCGCACCTGCCCGGCGTGGCCGACCTGTCGATCCAGATGCGCCGGGCACTGGCCTTCCAGGCCATGGGCGCTCATTCGCTGATGGCGTGGGGCGCGGTGGTGCTGATCGCCCTGCACGTCGGGGCGGCCTTGAAGCATCAGTTCGTCGATAATGACGGCGTGCTGGGCCATATGGTCCCCGGCCTCAAGCCCGGGCAGGTGGATGAGCCGCTCGCCCAGGCGCCGTCGCCAGTCTGGGCCGAACGCGGGGCGGGCGTCGCCCTGGTGCTGGCGGTCGCGTTCGCCGGCGCCATCGCCGCACGACCCTATGCCTTGACGGACAGCCAGCTGGCCGAGATCACGCCCAAGGTCGCCGCTCCCGCCGCCCGGCCAAACGAGGAAGCCCCCGTCACGCCCGGAACGGCCGCGGCCTGGACGATCGATCCGGCCGCCTCCAGCATCGCCTTCACCGGAACCCACGCCGGCAAGTCTTTCAAGGGCCGGTTCGACCAGTGGACGGGTCACGTCTGGTTCGACCCGTCGGACCTGGCGGGATCGAAGGCCGTGGTCCTGGTCCAGACGGCTTCGGCGCGGACGGGCGATCCGACGCAGGAAGGGTCGCTGCAGGGCGCGGAATGGTTCGACCCGGCGCAGTATCCGACCGCGCGGTTCGAGGCGACCCGCTTCCGGTCCTTAGGCGGCGACCGTTACGAGGCGGCGGGCGATCTCAGAATAAAGGCCACGACCATCCCGGTGGTCCTGCCGTTCCGGTTCAGCGAATCCGGCGGTGTGGCCAAGGTCCAAGGCGCCTTGGAGCTGGATCGAACGGCCCTGGATCTGGGCATGGCCTCGGACGCGGCGGCGGATTGGGTGTCCAAAATGATCGGAGTTCGGATCGAGGTCTCCGCGCGGCGGGGCTCGTGA
- a CDS encoding YceI family protein yields the protein MKIATLAAVSALALLAACNKPGEAPAAAPNATAEAPVTVKAPAGVYVLDPTHATLQWSLLHNTISHYTARFDKFEAKLTLDPANLENSTITATIDPTSVDAAYPADYASSHPGSAYSGWNDDMANNPTWLNAKAFPKMTFVSTSVKKTGARTAKVTGDLTFLGQTRPVTLDATFNGEIERHPFANVPAIGFAAEGRFKRSDFGMAVGPIGDEVTIRFDGEFIQEVAPAAAPGA from the coding sequence ATGAAGATCGCAACCCTCGCCGCCGTGTCTGCGCTGGCCCTGCTGGCCGCGTGCAATAAACCGGGCGAAGCGCCCGCCGCCGCCCCGAACGCCACGGCCGAAGCGCCCGTAACGGTGAAGGCCCCGGCCGGCGTCTATGTGCTGGACCCGACCCACGCCACGCTGCAGTGGTCGCTGCTGCACAATACGATCTCGCACTACACCGCCCGGTTCGACAAATTTGAGGCCAAGCTGACGCTTGATCCGGCGAATCTGGAAAACTCCACGATCACCGCGACCATCGACCCGACGTCGGTCGATGCGGCCTATCCCGCCGACTATGCGTCGTCTCACCCCGGTTCGGCCTATTCCGGCTGGAACGACGACATGGCCAATAATCCCACCTGGCTGAACGCCAAGGCGTTCCCGAAGATGACCTTTGTTTCGACCTCGGTGAAGAAGACGGGCGCGCGCACGGCCAAGGTGACGGGCGACCTGACCTTCCTGGGCCAGACCCGTCCGGTGACGCTGGACGCGACCTTCAACGGCGAGATCGAGCGCCATCCCTTCGCCAATGTACCGGCCATCGGCTTCGCGGCGGAGGGCCGTTTCAAGCGGTCCGATTTCGGCATGGCTGTCGGTCCCATCGGTGACGAGGTGACGATCCGCTTCGACGGCGAGTTCATCCAGGAAGTCGCTCCGGCCGCCGCGCCGGGCGCCTAG
- a CDS encoding molecular chaperone DnaJ has translation MGLIWLALAAIAVWALVRLGRQTERRGRAHWRVTATLLGSVLLAGGALSAFRGAWLTAAALAGAGLYLAWSSRMRSVVRSEPISEADARAVLGVRPGADEAEIRAAWKRAMARAHPDQGGTEGLATRVNAARDRLLNSRRRR, from the coding sequence ATGGGTTTGATCTGGCTGGCCCTGGCGGCCATCGCCGTCTGGGCCCTGGTCCGGCTGGGCCGCCAGACGGAGCGGCGGGGCCGGGCGCATTGGCGCGTGACGGCGACGCTGTTGGGATCGGTCCTGCTGGCGGGCGGCGCGCTTTCCGCCTTTCGCGGCGCATGGCTGACGGCGGCGGCTCTGGCGGGCGCGGGCCTCTATCTGGCCTGGTCGTCGCGAATGCGGTCCGTCGTGCGTTCCGAACCGATCAGCGAGGCCGACGCCCGCGCCGTGCTGGGCGTCCGGCCGGGTGCGGACGAGGCCGAGATCCGGGCGGCCTGGAAACGCGCCATGGCCCGCGCCCACCCCGATCAGGGCGGCACCGAAGGCCTGGCCACGCGCGTCAATGCTGCACGGGACCGGCTGTTGAACAGTCGGCGGCGACGCTGA
- a CDS encoding division plane positioning ATPase MipZ, whose translation MTQPHVIVLGNEKGGAGKSTLAIHIVTGLLHAGRTVAIIDLDLRQRSMQRFFHNRLAWLAANGHELPQPFIPDMGDGKALAKADIADQIAAFERAFDEAGAQGVDCILIDTPGGDTAVSNAAHARADQIVTPMNDSFVDFDLLGEVDPVSLELLKPSIYSESVWEARKQRAIAQGRHATIDWLVVTNRLAVAEARNRKRLEERMTKLAKRVGFRVGPGLRDRVIYRELFPFGLTVADLSNDIRPVAVSLAHVAARQEMRNLMMAMGLEQVIAPLDVAA comes from the coding sequence ATGACGCAGCCGCATGTGATCGTTCTCGGCAACGAAAAGGGCGGGGCGGGCAAGTCCACCCTGGCCATCCACATCGTCACGGGCCTGCTGCACGCGGGCCGGACGGTGGCGATCATCGACCTGGATCTGCGCCAGCGGTCGATGCAGCGCTTCTTCCACAATCGCCTGGCCTGGCTGGCCGCGAACGGACATGAACTGCCCCAACCCTTCATTCCCGACATGGGCGACGGCAAGGCGCTGGCCAAGGCCGATATCGCCGACCAGATCGCGGCCTTCGAACGCGCCTTCGATGAGGCGGGGGCACAGGGGGTGGACTGCATCCTGATCGACACGCCGGGCGGCGACACGGCCGTCTCCAACGCCGCCCACGCGCGCGCCGACCAGATCGTGACGCCGATGAACGACAGTTTCGTCGATTTCGACCTGCTGGGCGAGGTCGATCCCGTCTCGCTGGAGCTGCTGAAGCCGTCCATCTATTCCGAAAGCGTGTGGGAGGCGCGCAAGCAGCGGGCCATCGCCCAGGGCCGCCATGCGACCATCGACTGGCTGGTGGTGACCAACCGTCTGGCGGTCGCCGAGGCCCGCAACCGCAAGCGTCTGGAAGAGCGGATGACCAAACTGGCCAAACGGGTCGGTTTCCGCGTCGGACCGGGGCTGCGCGACCGCGTCATCTATCGCGAACTGTTTCCCTTCGGCCTGACGGTGGCGGACCTGTCCAACGACATCCGTCCCGTCGCGGTGTCGCTGGCCCATGTCGCGGCGCGCCAGGAGATGCGCAACCTGATGATGGCCATGGGGCTGGAGCAGGTGATCGCCCCTTTGGACGTGGCGGCCTGA
- a CDS encoding SPOR domain-containing protein, translating into MTPAEATRPVLILRAVITALVGAAALSGCGAANTDPHRFTSLADQVASVEVPLTPGAAQSVGRGRSAEAAGLRPVKFSAMKVAVMDPHAMWDARDDQAGVRRVAVEAGLRDAVIRRVQPEAQAAAPVPVREAVTTTSAPERALSIHEASLRQAAPSGRTIQLGAYSSPQAARQAWARLKASADLAALAPVFEPVEVQGRTLTRLKVGPIPKETAAAVCRAADVADAWCARNS; encoded by the coding sequence ATGACGCCCGCAGAAGCGACCCGTCCAGTTCTGATCCTCCGGGCCGTGATTACGGCTCTGGTCGGCGCCGCCGCGCTGTCCGGTTGCGGGGCGGCCAATACCGATCCGCATCGGTTCACGTCCCTGGCCGACCAGGTGGCCTCGGTCGAGGTGCCGCTGACGCCGGGCGCGGCTCAATCCGTCGGGCGCGGGCGGTCGGCCGAGGCGGCGGGCCTGAGACCCGTCAAGTTCAGCGCCATGAAGGTCGCGGTGATGGATCCCCACGCCATGTGGGACGCGCGCGATGATCAGGCGGGCGTGCGGCGGGTGGCCGTCGAAGCCGGGCTGCGCGACGCCGTGATTCGCAGGGTGCAGCCGGAGGCTCAGGCTGCGGCGCCTGTTCCTGTTCGCGAAGCCGTCACAACGACCTCGGCCCCGGAACGGGCCTTGTCTATACATGAGGCGAGCCTGCGCCAGGCGGCGCCGAGCGGCCGCACCATTCAGCTGGGCGCCTATTCCAGCCCGCAGGCGGCGCGTCAGGCCTGGGCGCGGCTGAAGGCGTCCGCCGACCTGGCGGCGCTGGCGCCGGTGTTCGAGCCCGTGGAGGTGCAGGGCCGGACCTTGACGCGGTTGAAGGTCGGACCCATCCCTAAAGAGACCGCCGCCGCCGTATGTCGCGCCGCCGATGTGGCGGACGCCTGGTGCGCTCGCAACAGCTGA
- the panC gene encoding pantoate--beta-alanine ligase, whose protein sequence is MDAPPLPVVRTLADLRATVRDWKRQGLSVGMVPTMGALHEGHLTLVREAARRADRVVASNFVNPTQFAAHEDLDKYPRQQEEDARLLAGAGCHLMFAPTAGEMYPDGFSTSIAMTGPALGLEGDFRPQMFGGVALVVTKLFNQVQPDVAVFGEKDYQQLMVIRRFVRDLDLPVEIVGAPTERDGWGLALSSRNAYLSETELASARQLNGVLAQAASEAASGRPLPDVERDAQTAIIKADFDRVDYVAVRRADDLGVFRNDVVDAPGRILTAAWIGKTRLIDNMAV, encoded by the coding sequence ATGGACGCTCCTCCCCTGCCCGTGGTCCGCACCTTGGCCGACCTGCGCGCGACCGTTCGGGACTGGAAACGACAAGGTCTCAGCGTCGGCATGGTTCCCACCATGGGCGCCTTGCACGAAGGCCATCTGACCCTGGTGCGCGAGGCCGCCCGTCGCGCCGATCGCGTCGTCGCCTCCAACTTCGTCAATCCGACGCAATTCGCCGCCCATGAAGACCTGGACAAATACCCTCGCCAGCAGGAAGAAGACGCGCGCCTGCTGGCCGGCGCCGGGTGTCACCTGATGTTCGCCCCGACGGCTGGGGAAATGTATCCCGACGGCTTCTCCACCAGCATCGCCATGACCGGCCCCGCCCTGGGGCTGGAAGGTGATTTCCGACCGCAGATGTTCGGCGGCGTCGCTCTGGTCGTGACCAAACTGTTCAATCAGGTTCAGCCCGACGTCGCCGTTTTCGGCGAGAAGGATTATCAGCAACTGATGGTCATTCGCCGGTTCGTGCGGGACCTGGACCTGCCGGTCGAGATCGTCGGCGCACCGACCGAACGGGACGGCTGGGGTTTGGCCCTGTCTTCGCGTAACGCCTATCTGTCCGAGACTGAACTGGCGTCGGCCCGTCAACTGAACGGCGTCCTGGCCCAGGCCGCATCGGAGGCCGCCTCCGGGCGCCCTCTGCCGGACGTGGAACGCGACGCCCAGACCGCCATAATCAAAGCCGACTTCGACCGTGTGGACTATGTCGCCGTTCGCCGCGCCGACGATCTCGGCGTCTTCCGCAACGATGTCGTGGACGCTCCAGGGCGCATTCTTACCGCCGCCTGGATCGGCAAGACGCGCCTGATCGACAATATGGCGGTCTGA
- a CDS encoding chorismate mutase: MPNSNIQQVWPDVADLTPEQQALAALRAEIDGIDDQILALFEQRLAVAATVGRAKDAPSGPHTKLRPDREQTVLSRMLAKCQPENAEAVEHLWREIVGWGLARQGRLQVQVWAPIEPTRAFDGARLRFGAAADIRMVRDPQKALAFAAEGHGVAVLAINTEDAWWMGLRREWSMLSVFDGYGGATPTSLAVGKIDPPALPKGRRVIVTAGGDAGDGGGARRWGLNTHHGWTIALTDAELAPGDAEGCVGAIG, encoded by the coding sequence ATGCCCAATTCCAACATTCAGCAAGTCTGGCCTGACGTGGCCGACCTGACCCCTGAACAGCAGGCCCTGGCCGCCCTGCGCGCCGAGATCGACGGGATCGACGATCAGATACTGGCCCTGTTCGAACAACGGCTGGCGGTCGCCGCCACCGTCGGGCGCGCCAAGGATGCGCCTTCCGGCCCCCACACCAAGCTGCGCCCCGACCGCGAGCAGACGGTGCTGTCGCGCATGTTGGCGAAATGCCAGCCGGAGAACGCCGAGGCGGTCGAACATCTGTGGCGCGAGATCGTCGGCTGGGGCCTGGCGCGTCAGGGGCGTTTGCAGGTCCAGGTCTGGGCCCCGATCGAGCCGACGCGGGCCTTCGACGGCGCGCGTCTGCGTTTCGGCGCGGCGGCCGACATCAGGATGGTGCGCGATCCGCAAAAGGCCCTGGCCTTCGCGGCCGAGGGACACGGCGTCGCCGTCCTGGCCATCAACACCGAGGACGCCTGGTGGATGGGCCTGCGCCGCGAATGGTCGATGCTGAGCGTCTTCGACGGCTACGGCGGCGCGACGCCCACCTCGCTGGCGGTCGGCAAGATCGATCCGCCGGCCCTGCCCAAGGGCCGCCGCGTCATCGTGACGGCGGGCGGCGATGCCGGCGATGGCGGCGGCGCACGGCGCTGGGGCCTGAATACGCACCACGGCTGGACCATCGCCCTGACCGACGCCGAACTGGCGCCGGGCGATGCGGAAGGCTGCGTCGGCGCGATTGGTTGA
- a CDS encoding prephenate dehydratase domain-containing protein, translating into MDTPAHQDEQPGRVAYQGAPGAFSHEACMALRPWDEAVAFETFEGALQALKSGDCGCALIPVENSTIGMVEPAATLVRELGIEPVAEVWRPIRHALMGLPGARLSDIRTVESHPIALAQCAQTLKTLHMKVIEHFDTAGAARDVAEAGDPTRAAIAAIGAAEAYGLSILRNDLQDSSDNRTRFVLLSASVG; encoded by the coding sequence ATGGACACGCCTGCGCACCAAGACGAACAGCCCGGCCGTGTCGCCTATCAGGGCGCGCCGGGCGCCTTCAGCCACGAGGCCTGTATGGCGTTGCGGCCGTGGGACGAGGCGGTGGCGTTCGAAACCTTCGAAGGCGCGCTTCAAGCCTTAAAGTCCGGCGATTGCGGCTGCGCCCTGATCCCCGTCGAGAACTCCACCATCGGCATGGTCGAGCCTGCAGCGACGCTGGTGCGCGAACTGGGGATCGAGCCGGTCGCAGAGGTGTGGCGTCCGATCCGTCACGCTCTGATGGGATTGCCCGGCGCCCGCCTGTCGGACATTCGAACGGTGGAAAGCCACCCCATCGCCCTGGCCCAATGCGCGCAGACGTTGAAGACGCTGCACATGAAGGTCATCGAACATTTCGACACGGCGGGGGCCGCGCGCGATGTGGCCGAAGCTGGAGACCCGACCCGCGCCGCCATCGCCGCCATCGGCGCCGCAGAAGCCTATGGTCTGTCGATCCTGCGCAACGATTTGCAGGATTCGAGCGATAATCGAACGCGCTTCGTTCTGTTGAGCGCTTCCGTGGGTTGA
- a CDS encoding 3-deoxy-7-phosphoheptulonate synthase class II, translated as MTRWTPESWRTKTALHMPADYPDPKALAVVEDELRALPPLVFAGEARRLTSKLAQVEQGEAFLLQGGDCAESFKEFSTDNIRDSFRLILQMAVVLTFAGRKPVVKVGRIAGQFAKPRSSPLEEIDGVELPSYRGDIINGMGFTPEERAPDPQRLIRAYNQSASTLNLLRAFAGGGYADLYNIHRWTLGFAGDNAAGAQYRELADKITEALAFMEAVGVTPETHPDLSRVEVFTSHEALLLNVESALTRLDGGSGDWFDTSAHMLWIGERTRQLDGAHVEFMKGIKNPIGVKCGPTMTADDLLPLIDALNPDNVSGRLTLIGRFGHDKVGERLPKLMREVKASGRKVIWSIDPMHGNTLKAGNGYKTRPFDRILGEVRTFIDVAEAEGVHPGGVHLEMTGQNVTECLGGAQAVTEDDLSNRYHTHCDPRLNADQALELAFLVAERLKSGRISRSEAA; from the coding sequence ATGACACGCTGGACCCCCGAAAGCTGGAGAACCAAGACCGCCCTGCACATGCCGGCGGACTATCCCGATCCCAAGGCCCTGGCCGTGGTCGAGGACGAGTTGCGCGCGCTGCCGCCGCTCGTCTTCGCCGGCGAGGCGCGCCGCCTGACGTCCAAGCTGGCGCAGGTGGAGCAGGGGGAAGCCTTCCTGCTGCAGGGCGGCGACTGCGCCGAGAGCTTCAAGGAGTTCTCGACCGACAATATCCGCGACAGCTTCCGCCTGATCCTGCAGATGGCGGTGGTCCTGACCTTCGCCGGCCGCAAGCCGGTGGTGAAGGTGGGGCGGATCGCCGGTCAGTTCGCCAAGCCGCGCTCGTCGCCGCTGGAAGAGATCGACGGCGTCGAACTGCCCAGCTATCGCGGCGACATCATCAACGGCATGGGGTTCACGCCGGAAGAGCGCGCGCCCGATCCGCAGCGCCTGATCCGGGCCTATAACCAGTCCGCCTCGACGCTGAACCTGCTGCGCGCCTTTGCCGGAGGCGGCTATGCCGACCTCTACAATATCCACCGCTGGACGCTCGGCTTCGCCGGCGACAATGCGGCGGGCGCCCAGTACCGCGAACTGGCCGACAAGATCACCGAGGCCCTGGCCTTCATGGAGGCCGTCGGCGTCACGCCCGAGACCCATCCCGATCTGAGCCGGGTCGAGGTCTTCACCAGCCACGAAGCCCTGCTGCTGAACGTCGAAAGCGCCCTGACGCGGCTGGACGGCGGTTCCGGCGACTGGTTCGACACCTCGGCCCACATGCTGTGGATCGGCGAACGCACCCGCCAGCTGGACGGCGCCCATGTCGAGTTCATGAAGGGGATCAAGAACCCCATCGGCGTGAAGTGCGGACCGACCATGACCGCCGACGACCTGCTGCCGCTGATCGACGCCCTGAACCCGGACAATGTCTCGGGGCGTTTGACGCTGATCGGCCGTTTCGGTCACGACAAGGTGGGCGAGCGTCTGCCCAAGCTGATGCGCGAAGTGAAGGCGTCGGGCCGCAAGGTGATCTGGTCCATCGACCCGATGCACGGCAACACGCTGAAGGCCGGCAACGGCTACAAGACCCGGCCCTTCGACCGAATCCTGGGCGAGGTGCGGACCTTCATCGACGTGGCCGAGGCCGAGGGCGTCCATCCGGGCGGCGTGCATCTGGAGATGACCGGCCAGAACGTCACCGAATGTCTGGGCGGGGCTCAGGCGGTGACGGAGGACGACCTGTCCAACCGCTATCACACCCATTGCGACCCGCGCCTGAACGCCGATCAGGCGCTGGAGCTGGCCTTCCTGGTCGCCGAACGGCTGAAGTCGGGCCGCATCAGCCGGTCAGAAGCCGCCTGA
- a CDS encoding ROK family protein, whose product MPKPILIGGVEAGGTKFVCGVGAPDGLVLDQVRIPTTTSEETLAAVNAFFARAEADHGDLAALGVCSFGPLSLNPGAADHGAITATPKPGWSGTNLLDRLRRGTDTPIVLTTDVNGSAIGERLFGSGRGLDSFCYITVGTGIGVGVMIDGQPHGGANHPEAGHIRVPRAKGDEGFSGACPFHGDCLEGLASGPAMRIRWGAPAETLAQDHPAWTTAAHYIASLCANLTYVLRPQRIIIGGGVMQPHLYDRVRRALIQQLGGYDASVRELDMDDYIAAPSAGASAGLHGALALAYREATGDWPNDWAV is encoded by the coding sequence ATGCCAAAACCCATCCTGATCGGAGGCGTCGAAGCCGGCGGCACCAAGTTCGTCTGCGGCGTGGGCGCTCCTGACGGCCTCGTCCTTGACCAGGTCCGGATACCCACGACCACGTCTGAGGAAACCCTGGCCGCCGTCAACGCCTTCTTCGCCAGGGCCGAGGCCGATCACGGAGATCTGGCCGCCTTAGGCGTCTGCAGTTTCGGCCCGCTGTCGCTGAACCCCGGCGCGGCCGACCATGGCGCGATCACCGCCACGCCCAAGCCGGGCTGGAGCGGAACAAACCTGCTGGATCGTCTGCGGCGCGGAACGGATACGCCGATTGTCCTGACGACCGACGTCAACGGCTCGGCCATCGGCGAGCGACTGTTCGGCAGCGGGCGCGGTCTGGACAGCTTCTGCTATATCACCGTCGGAACCGGCATCGGGGTCGGCGTCATGATCGACGGACAGCCGCACGGCGGCGCGAACCATCCCGAGGCGGGCCACATCCGAGTTCCGCGCGCGAAAGGCGACGAAGGCTTTTCCGGCGCCTGCCCGTTTCACGGAGACTGTCTGGAAGGTCTGGCCAGCGGACCGGCGATGCGGATTCGATGGGGCGCCCCGGCCGAGACCCTGGCGCAGGACCATCCCGCCTGGACGACGGCGGCCCACTATATCGCCAGCCTGTGCGCCAATCTGACCTATGTGCTTCGGCCTCAGCGCATCATCATCGGGGGCGGCGTGATGCAGCCGCACCTTTACGATCGGGTCAGACGCGCACTGATCCAGCAACTGGGAGGCTATGACGCCAGCGTGCGCGAACTGGACATGGACGACTATATCGCGGCCCCGTCAGCGGGCGCATCGGCCGGTCTTCATGGGGCCTTGGCGCTGGCCTATCGCGAGGCGACCGGGGACTGGCCCAATGACTGGGCGGTCTAG
- a CDS encoding dicarboxylate/amino acid:cation symporter: MFARFLKIPLWQRTAAGFVLGILAGLILRERAEVWLQPIGDVYLNLIRMVVAPLVLFTIASSIAKLGEGAGAVRLGVRTIVWFAITSLLAVLVGFAFGHIINPGVGLSNLPLGEVRERVIPTPLEVLIGVVPTNPFAALAEGKVLQIIFFSALVGMALVALGDRAQGVRRLVDEGAAIIFRITRWVIQLTPIGVFGLIGSVVGGYGWEALLPLLKFIAAIYAACLFHILIVYSGLLKVHGLKVTSFFRGAFAAQQTAFATSSSLGTLPITLRQTVERLGVPQAYAAFAVPLGANVKMDGCGAIYPAIASIFIAQYFKIDLTLTQYVLIGLTAVLGSLGTAGVPGTSIVMLTLTLSTAGLPLEGIGYIVAIDRVIDMMRTATNVTGQMLVPVLVAKEEGILNQDIYNGHVAWLPGDPEAETPETVRAAGI; this comes from the coding sequence ATGTTCGCTCGTTTCCTGAAAATTCCGCTGTGGCAGCGGACCGCCGCCGGCTTCGTCCTGGGCATACTGGCCGGTTTGATCCTGCGGGAGCGGGCGGAGGTCTGGCTGCAGCCGATCGGCGACGTCTATCTGAATCTGATCCGCATGGTGGTTGCGCCGCTGGTGCTGTTCACCATCGCCAGTTCCATCGCCAAGCTGGGCGAGGGGGCAGGGGCTGTGCGGCTGGGCGTGCGCACCATCGTCTGGTTCGCGATCACCTCGCTGTTGGCCGTGCTGGTCGGCTTCGCCTTCGGACACATCATCAATCCCGGCGTCGGCCTGTCGAACCTGCCGCTGGGCGAGGTCAGGGAACGGGTGATTCCGACCCCGCTGGAGGTGCTGATCGGCGTGGTGCCGACCAACCCCTTCGCCGCGCTAGCCGAGGGCAAGGTGTTGCAGATCATCTTCTTTTCGGCCCTGGTCGGTATGGCTCTGGTCGCGCTCGGTGACCGGGCGCAGGGGGTGCGGCGACTGGTCGATGAAGGCGCGGCCATCATCTTCCGCATCACGCGCTGGGTGATCCAGCTGACGCCCATCGGGGTGTTCGGCCTGATCGGCTCGGTGGTCGGCGGTTACGGCTGGGAGGCCCTGCTGCCGCTGTTGAAGTTCATCGCCGCCATCTACGCCGCCTGCCTGTTCCACATCCTGATCGTCTATTCGGGCCTGCTGAAGGTGCATGGCCTGAAGGTCACCAGCTTCTTCCGGGGCGCCTTCGCGGCCCAGCAGACGGCCTTCGCCACCTCATCTTCGTTGGGAACCCTGCCTATCACCCTGCGCCAGACGGTCGAGCGGCTGGGCGTGCCCCAGGCCTATGCCGCCTTCGCCGTGCCCTTGGGGGCCAATGTGAAGATGGACGGCTGCGGGGCCATCTATCCGGCCATCGCCTCGATCTTCATCGCCCAGTATTTCAAGATCGACCTGACCCTGACGCAATATGTGCTGATCGGCCTGACGGCGGTGCTGGGGTCGCTGGGCACGGCCGGGGTGCCGGGGACCAGCATCGTCATGCTGACCCTGACCCTGTCGACCGCCGGCCTGCCGCTGGAAGGCATCGGCTATATCGTCGCCATCGACCGGGTGATCGACATGATGCGTACGGCGACGAACGTGACCGGCCAGATGCTGGTGCCGGTTCTGGTGGCCAAGGAAGAGGGCATATTGAACCAGGACATCTACAATGGCCACGTGGCCTGGCTGCCCGGCGACCCCGAGGCCGAGACGCCCGAAACCGTTCGCGCCGCCGGAATCTGA
- a CDS encoding HAD-IA family hydrolase has translation MTDRDLEGWTIAFDLDGTLVDSAPDLIGTLNRLLVEEGLPPVAMDAASTLIGSGARALLVHGFEAAGAPVERAQSNDLFERFLVDYAAHIADGSQPFEGVVETLERLTARGALLVVATNKRSDLSELLLQKLDLARHFAAIVGPDRVSARKPSGAHLKEAVALAGGDPERAIMVGDAAPDAGAAKDAGMACILVTFGFTPVPVETLGADVLIDEFEDVEEAIDGLLSDFYVLKALKF, from the coding sequence ATGACCGATCGCGACCTGGAAGGCTGGACCATCGCCTTCGACCTGGATGGGACGCTGGTCGATTCCGCGCCGGACCTGATCGGAACCCTGAACCGACTGTTGGTGGAGGAGGGACTGCCGCCGGTGGCGATGGACGCGGCCTCCACCCTGATCGGATCGGGGGCGCGGGCGCTGCTGGTGCATGGGTTCGAGGCGGCTGGCGCGCCGGTCGAACGGGCGCAGTCGAACGACCTCTTCGAGCGGTTCCTGGTCGATTACGCGGCCCACATCGCCGACGGCTCCCAACCCTTCGAAGGCGTGGTCGAGACGCTGGAGCGGCTGACGGCGCGCGGCGCCTTGCTGGTGGTGGCGACCAACAAGCGTTCGGACCTGTCCGAACTGCTTTTGCAGAAGCTGGATCTCGCCCGACATTTCGCAGCCATCGTCGGCCCCGACCGTGTCAGCGCGCGCAAACCATCGGGCGCGCATCTGAAGGAGGCCGTGGCCCTGGCCGGCGGCGATCCCGAACGGGCGATCATGGTCGGGGATGCGGCGCCGGACGCTGGGGCGGCCAAGGACGCGGGGATGGCCTGCATCCTGGTCACCTTCGGCTTCACGCCGGTTCCGGTCGAGACCCTGGGCGCGGATGTGCTGATCGACGAATTCGAGGATGTGGAAGAGGCCATCGACGGCCTGTTGTCCGACTTCTACGTCCTGAAGGCGCTGAAATTCTGA